Proteins from a single region of Hordeum vulgare subsp. vulgare chromosome 6H, MorexV3_pseudomolecules_assembly, whole genome shotgun sequence:
- the LOC123403425 gene encoding H/ACA ribonucleoprotein complex subunit 2-like protein, which yields MGSDTETEKKKTPVALAPIAKPLAGKKLSKKTLKLVRRASEAKCLKRGVKEVVKSIRRGSKGLCVIAGNISPIDVITHLPILCEEANVPYIYVTSKEELATAGTTKRPTCCVLVMTKPAKGEITEEVKEKLESEYKQVVTEVAEVTSSMF from the exons ATGGGGAGCGACACggagacggagaagaagaagaccccgGTGGCGCTGGCGCCCATCGCCAAGCCGCTCGCCGGCAAGAAGCTCTCCAAGAAAACCCTCAAGCTCGTTCGCCGAG CCTCGGAGGCCAAGTGCCTGAAGCGCGGGGTCAAGGAGGTGGTCAAGAGCATCCGCCGTGGGAGCAAAGG GTTGTGTGTAATTGCTGGAAACATCTCTCCTATCGATGTGATTACACATCTTCCCATACTTTGTGAGGAAGCCAATGTCCCATACATATATGTGACATCAAAAGAG GAGCTTGCAACCGCGGGTACTACCAAGAGGCCCACCTGCTGCGTGTTGGTGATGACCAAGCCAGCCAAGGGGGAGATCACTGAAGAGGTGAAGGAGAAACTGGAATCGGAATACAAGCAGGTTGTAACTGAAGTCGCTGAGGTTACATCTTCTATGTTCTGA